ACGTTTATGGCAAGCTTAAAAACATTCTACTCAAATTTTAATCATAAGGCACAATCTGTTTTTTTAGAAAATGGCTTTTCTAACCCTCAATGTAAAGAAGATATAGCTATGTCGGATAAAGATTTACTACGTCTTTTTTTTCAGTCACCTGTATTTTATAAGAATTTTTCATTTTCAAAAGAAAGAATCGATTTATTTAAACAAATCGTTAAAACTTGCGAAGAAAAAAACATAGACCTTAAAGTTTATATCAATCCCTCTCAAGATATTTATTGGGAAGCTTTATGTCAAAGGGGCTACTCTTCTCATCTAGATTTATTAAAAAGAGAGCTTGCCCAAATTTTCCCTATATGGGATTTTTCTGGCTTTAATTTAGTGACAAGACAAGAAATAGAAGGTGTAAAAAATTTGTATTCCGATTGTAGCCATTTTACATCTACAGTTGGAAATCTTATTTTTGAAAAAATGTTTAAAGGTTCATCATTGCCCTTTGGTAAACTTTTAACAAAAGAAACTGTTGATCAACAGATTCAAGAATTTTACGAAGAAAGAGTTGCGTGGAAAGAAAACAATCAAAGCAAACTCAATCAATTAGAAAATATTTTGAACAATCTTAATTAACAAGAACTTGATTGAAATAGTAAAAACGATTTTAATAATAGCTAATTTATAAATTAAAGGAAAAATCATGGTGAAAGTTAGTATTTTAGTCACAAGTTACAACCATGAAAAATATATTGCTCAAGCTATTAATAGTATTTTAGAACAAAATGTATCTTTTCCTTTTGAAATAGTTATCTCGGATGATTGCTCGACTGATGGCACCAAAAAAATCTTAGAACAGTATCAACAAAAACATCCTCATTTGATTTATTTATTACCAAATAAAGAAAATTTTGGAATTACAAAAAACTTGCAAAGAAGTTTAAAAGCATGCCAAGGAGAATATATTGCGATTTTAGAAGGAGACGACTATTGGATCGCAAAAGACAAATTACAAAAACAAGTTGATTTTTTAGATAATCATCCAACTTATAGCATGTGTTTTAATGGCTTACTTTTATATTTAAATGATAAAGACATTTTTCAACATTCCGTACCTTTAGAGAAAAAAACTTATACGACACAAGATTTAATAAAAACCAATGTGATTGGAAATTTCTCTACTTGCATGTACAGAAAAAACATTGTTGAGCAACTTCCGCCTTCTATTTTTGAAACTTTTACTGTTGACTGGATGTTTAATATGGCTTGTGCGCAGTTTGGTCCAATAGGATGCATTCCTCTTCAAATGACAGCATATCGCATTCATTCAACAGGAGTTTGGTCATCCAAAAAGCCCATAGACAATATCTATCAACTTTTAGATTTAATCCCTATTTATGACAAATTGTTATCTTTTAAATACACATCTGAATTTAAAAAATTAGTTAAATCTTTAAAGCTTAGAATAATAAAACTTAAACTTAAATATTATAAACAACTCATTTTGGGTAATTAATTTACCGCTATTATCCTTTTTTTAAGTTCAGGAAGGTATTTGTAAATTGATAAATCCCCTTCTTTATTCAAAATTCTAGCTTTTTCAAATATATATTGATCTTGCCAAAGTGCTCGTCTTTGAAATTTTACATGATAGAAAAAATATTCATCCCTTGTCCAGTAATGATTAATCCTTAACTTATCAATTAAAATATTGTTGAAAGGGCCATAGCAAGGTTGTTTATTTGTATCTACCTGGCAATATCCTTTTTTCAAAATGCAAAAATGGGGATTTAGGCAATGTTCAACAAATTCAGGTCTTACAATAGATTTAATATGAGTGTTTTCCAAATAGTTTGTATTTGCTTTATAAATTAACTTTTCAATCATCAATTCATTCTCATTTATTTTTTTTACAAAAGATGTGCCAAATAATTGCCAATTAACTGCAATGGAAGCAAAATCTTCAAAATCTTGTAAAAATTCAATCAGAGAATATTTTTCTACCGGAAAAAGAAATTCATCTGTGTCAATGATAGCTAACCATTTTACTTTACCTTTTGAGTTATTGATCGCATGGTTATATGCCATAGTTTGAATCGTAGGCCAATTGCTCCCATCGTAATTTGTATTGAAGCTCCATTCAGTTAATGTCACTTCTTCAGTCTCTATATAAGGCTGTAAAACCGTCTGATAATTATCTTGACTTAAGTTGTTATAAAGATAAAATTTTGAAACACCTACTAATTTATGAAACTCTATCCATTCTTTTAAATAAGGGGCTTCATTTTGAAAAATGGCACACACAGCTAGTTCATGGTAGCTTTCGGAATAAATAAATATTTTAATGAAAATAAGAAAAGCAAACACTAAGATATCTTTTCTAAAAAACATATATTTTTTGTTTCAAAGCCCCCAATTATACCTTTCACAAACCCTTTTAGAATTAAGGATGACAAAAATACTGCTTAAAGCCATTGCAATACTTGCAAATAAAGGGGTTAATAAACCAAATGACGCTAAAGCAATCCCTAAACTATTATAGATAAAAGCCCAAAATAAATTTTGCTTGAAAATCCTTCTTGCTAAAATTACACGATCCACGACTTTTTTCCATGTTTTAATGGTACTTGGATCGACTAATACATCTGAGACTTGAATAGTAATTTC
This DNA window, taken from Candidatus Rubidus massiliensis, encodes the following:
- the epsE_3 gene encoding Putative glycosyltransferase EpsE, which gives rise to MVKVSILVTSYNHEKYIAQAINSILEQNVSFPFEIVISDDCSTDGTKKILEQYQQKHPHLIYLLPNKENFGITKNLQRSLKACQGEYIAILEGDDYWIAKDKLQKQVDFLDNHPTYSMCFNGLLLYLNDKDIFQHSVPLEKKTYTTQDLIKTNVIGNFSTCMYRKNIVEQLPPSIFETFTVDWMFNMACAQFGPIGCIPLQMTAYRIHSTGVWSSKKPIDNIYQLLDLIPIYDKLLSFKYTSEFKKLVKSLKLRIIKLKLKYYKQLILGN